A region from the Deinococcus fonticola genome encodes:
- a CDS encoding DUF99 family protein gives MTHARNPLRLEGVNPTGPDASRSAGKISHAIGFDDAPFDRTWRGDVRMFGTVYAHSTLHAVLSGQVRRDGRNSTDELTRLVGQTRHLHLIFLQGIALAGFNVVDIHRLHIQTGLPVLVVARRKPDLKKIRAALLEHVPAGARKWKLIEQAGDMEACGPVFVQRAGLSLGDARGALQTFTRTGTVPEPLRTAHLIASGVTRGHSAGQRV, from the coding sequence ATGACGCACGCACGAAATCCGCTTAGGCTGGAGGGCGTGAACCCCACCGGGCCTGACGCATCACGCTCCGCCGGCAAGATCAGCCACGCCATCGGCTTCGACGACGCGCCGTTTGACCGCACCTGGCGCGGCGACGTTCGGATGTTCGGCACGGTGTATGCGCACAGCACGCTGCACGCGGTGCTGAGTGGTCAGGTACGGCGCGACGGGCGCAACAGCACCGACGAACTGACGCGGCTGGTGGGCCAGACCCGGCATCTGCACCTGATTTTCCTCCAGGGCATCGCGCTGGCGGGGTTCAATGTCGTGGACATTCACCGCCTTCACATTCAAACCGGCCTGCCCGTGCTGGTCGTCGCGCGGCGAAAACCCGACCTGAAAAAAATCAGGGCGGCCCTGCTGGAACACGTTCCCGCAGGCGCGCGCAAATGGAAACTCATCGAGCAGGCCGGCGACATGGAGGCGTGCGGGCCGGTGTTCGTTCAGCGGGCTGGCCTGAGCCTGGGTGACGCGCGGGGGGCCTTGCAGACCTTTACCCGGACCGGCACCGTTCCTGAACCACTGCGTACCGCCCACCTGATCGCCAGCGGCGTGACCCGCGGCCACAGCGCCGGACAGCGGGTGTGA
- a CDS encoding amidase has translation MGAIGNDPQRAWAFVAPEPLQGQAGGPLSGLTFSVKDLYGVPGWPLRASTRAPVPEPGQSVLVQRLLELGAAAVGKTHLHEIALGITGLNGLGGTAHPFRPDAVPGGSSSGAAVSVALGQVDFALGTDTGGSIRVPAAWCGVVGFKPTKGHPDWSTEGVLPLSWTCDHAGPLARDVKTVVRVHEALTGAGVAKQAWDGVRVGLWLPEGWTDTTVKEAVLSFAGRLRGLGADLSPVHLPEMLDAYSPIVLNEAAQVHADALKQDDPGFLPFTLASLRQGAALSAQEVQRAFDLRADYAALLDGIFTAFDVILAPGVPTPPPLQGQEEVELGEGITPLRRAVLRLTTPFSLLGAPVVAYPTAAPFVGVQLVGRHGEDDRLLGLALGLEESGA, from the coding sequence ATGGGTGCTATCGGCAATGATCCGCAGCGGGCGTGGGCTTTCGTGGCCCCGGAGCCACTTCAGGGGCAGGCGGGCGGGCCGCTGTCGGGGTTGACCTTCAGCGTGAAAGACCTGTACGGCGTGCCCGGCTGGCCGCTGCGGGCGAGTACCCGGGCGCCGGTGCCTGAGCCGGGCCAGAGCGTGCTGGTACAGCGCCTGCTGGAACTGGGCGCGGCCGCCGTGGGCAAGACGCACCTTCACGAAATCGCGCTGGGCATCACCGGGCTGAACGGCTTAGGGGGCACGGCCCACCCCTTCCGGCCGGACGCCGTGCCGGGCGGCAGCAGCAGTGGCGCGGCGGTCAGTGTGGCGCTGGGGCAGGTGGATTTCGCGCTGGGCACCGACACGGGCGGCAGCATTCGCGTGCCGGCGGCCTGGTGCGGCGTGGTGGGCTTCAAACCCACCAAGGGCCACCCGGACTGGAGCACCGAGGGCGTGCTGCCCCTTTCGTGGACATGCGACCACGCCGGGCCACTGGCGCGCGACGTGAAAACGGTGGTGCGCGTGCATGAAGCCCTGACCGGCGCGGGCGTGGCCAAGCAGGCCTGGGACGGGGTGCGCGTGGGCCTGTGGCTGCCCGAAGGCTGGACGGACACCACTGTGAAAGAAGCGGTGCTGTCCTTCGCGGGCCGCTTGAGGGGGCTGGGGGCAGACCTCTCCCCCGTTCACCTGCCGGAAATGCTGGACGCCTACTCGCCCATCGTGCTGAACGAGGCGGCGCAGGTTCATGCCGACGCGCTGAAACAGGATGATCCGGGGTTCCTGCCCTTCACGCTCGCGTCGCTCAGGCAGGGCGCGGCGCTGAGTGCCCAGGAGGTTCAGCGGGCCTTCGACTTGCGGGCCGACTACGCCGCCCTGCTGGACGGAATTTTCACGGCATTCGACGTGATTCTGGCGCCCGGCGTGCCCACGCCGCCTCCCCTCCAGGGTCAGGAGGAAGTCGAGCTTGGCGAGGGTATTACGCCGCTGCGCCGGGCTGTGCTGCGCCTGACCACGCCGTTCAGCCTGCTGGGGGCGCCCGTCGTCGCCTACCCGACCGCTGCCCCGTTTGTGGGTGTGCAACTGGTGGGCCGTCACGGCGAGGACGACCGCCTGCTGGGTCTGGCCCTGGGTCTTGAGGAAAGCGGCGCATGA
- a CDS encoding NADH:flavin oxidoreductase/NADH oxidase, whose translation MTEASVPLLFEPLRLKDLTLPNRVVVSPMCMYSARADGAAHEFHLVHYGQYALGGAGLIFTEATAVTPQGRISPEDLGLWNDAQMLQLGHVTDFVHQHGGKIGIQLAHAGRKASTYAPGRGRGWVPEAEGGWIVVGPDGNAYHELLGSPRILSVEDIQGVVKAFADAARRAQMAGFDAVEIHAAHGYLLHQFMSPLANTRTDEYGGSFENRVRLTLEVVRAVYAAWPGHLPIFVRVSATDWAEGGWDIAQTTELARLLRYEGVDVLDVSTGGLTPAQQITPGPLYQTPFAAHIKREVPDLQVMTVGMIDTPQQAEGILQAGDADLIALARPFLRDPHWTQRAARELGLRPELPQAYARAGW comes from the coding sequence ATGACCGAAGCTTCCGTGCCGCTGCTTTTCGAGCCGCTCAGATTGAAGGACCTGACCCTGCCCAACCGCGTGGTGGTGTCGCCCATGTGCATGTATTCCGCCAGAGCAGACGGCGCGGCGCACGAGTTCCACCTGGTTCACTACGGGCAGTACGCGCTGGGCGGCGCGGGCCTGATCTTCACCGAGGCCACGGCCGTGACGCCGCAAGGGCGCATCAGCCCCGAAGACCTGGGCCTCTGGAACGACGCTCAGATGCTGCAACTGGGCCACGTCACGGATTTCGTGCACCAGCACGGCGGGAAAATCGGTATTCAACTGGCGCATGCCGGACGCAAGGCCAGCACCTACGCGCCCGGACGCGGCCGGGGCTGGGTGCCGGAGGCCGAGGGCGGCTGGATCGTGGTCGGCCCAGACGGCAACGCCTACCACGAACTGCTGGGTTCGCCGCGCATCCTGTCCGTCGAGGACATTCAGGGCGTCGTGAAAGCCTTCGCGGACGCTGCCCGCCGCGCCCAGATGGCAGGTTTCGACGCGGTGGAAATTCACGCCGCGCACGGTTACCTGCTGCACCAGTTCATGTCGCCGCTTGCCAACACCCGCACCGACGAGTACGGCGGCAGTTTCGAGAACCGCGTGCGCCTGACCCTGGAAGTCGTGCGGGCCGTGTACGCCGCGTGGCCGGGGCACCTGCCCATCTTCGTGCGCGTCAGTGCCACCGACTGGGCCGAGGGCGGCTGGGACATCGCGCAGACCACCGAACTGGCCCGCCTGCTGCGTTACGAGGGCGTCGACGTGCTGGATGTCAGCACCGGCGGCCTCACGCCCGCGCAGCAGATTACGCCCGGCCCGCTGTACCAGACGCCTTTCGCCGCGCATATCAAGCGCGAAGTGCCTGACCTGCAGGTCATGACTGTCGGCATGATCGACACGCCCCAGCAGGCCGAAGGCATCCTGCAAGCCGGCGACGCCGACCTGATCGCCCTGGCGCGCCCTTTCCTGCGCGACCCCCACTGGACGCAGCGCGCCGCCCGCGAACTGGGCCTCAGGCCCGAACTGCCGCAGGCGTACGCGCGCGCGGGCTGGTAA
- a CDS encoding GNAT family N-acetyltransferase, with product MHIQTDLTGITPDMLSGFFEFWPNPPSTDTFLRLLQGSSHVALAVEEGQVVGFVNALSDGVLSAYIPLLEVRREWRGRGIASQLIQSLLAQLDGLYMIDTACDDDLVPFYQRFGMGRGNAMILRNYERQNGSAPQP from the coding sequence GTGCACATCCAGACCGATTTGACAGGCATCACGCCGGACATGCTTTCAGGCTTCTTCGAGTTCTGGCCCAACCCGCCCAGTACCGACACGTTCCTGCGTCTCCTTCAGGGTTCCTCGCATGTGGCGCTGGCGGTCGAGGAAGGTCAGGTGGTGGGCTTCGTGAATGCCCTCAGTGACGGCGTGCTCAGCGCTTATATTCCCCTGCTGGAAGTCCGCCGCGAGTGGCGTGGGCGCGGCATTGCCAGCCAGCTTATCCAGTCGCTTCTGGCGCAACTGGACGGCCTGTACATGATCGACACCGCCTGCGACGACGACCTGGTGCCGTTCTACCAGCGTTTCGGCATGGGGCGCGGCAACGCCATGATCCTGCGAAACTACGAGCGCCAGAACGGTTCAGCGCCGCAACCGTGA
- a CDS encoding ABC transporter permease: MTRYLRLMRIFIGATVAAQMEYRANFVGAVLASLGEVGVALLGISVLFFQPGTQTVGGWTFREALLVTGFFMLTEGFISVVVQPNMSRIAEAVRTGNMDFTLLKPIDAQFNVSTRYLNILRIPDLLIGLGLIIYAASGLTISAMGVLVAAVLYLSSLVIVYCIWLGLSTTAFWFVKTQNASELFNGIFGAARFPVTAFPVPIRFLLTFIVPVALITSVPAQAMTGQLTPVLAIASPLIAAALFIGTRLFWRKAVGSYTSASS; the protein is encoded by the coding sequence ATGACCCGTTACCTGCGGCTCATGCGTATTTTCATCGGGGCGACGGTTGCCGCGCAGATGGAGTACCGCGCGAATTTCGTGGGGGCAGTGCTGGCCAGCCTGGGCGAGGTGGGCGTGGCGCTGCTGGGCATTTCGGTGCTGTTCTTTCAACCGGGCACCCAGACGGTGGGCGGGTGGACGTTTCGGGAAGCATTGCTGGTCACGGGGTTTTTCATGCTGACTGAGGGCTTCATCAGCGTGGTGGTGCAGCCGAACATGAGCCGCATTGCCGAGGCGGTGCGCACCGGCAACATGGATTTCACGCTCCTGAAGCCCATCGACGCGCAATTCAACGTGTCCACGCGTTACCTGAACATCCTGCGCATCCCGGATCTGCTGATTGGGCTGGGTCTCATCATCTACGCCGCGTCGGGCCTCACCATCTCCGCCATGGGCGTCCTGGTGGCCGCCGTGCTGTACCTGTCGTCCCTTGTCATCGTGTACTGCATCTGGCTGGGCCTTTCCACCACGGCCTTCTGGTTCGTGAAAACGCAGAACGCCTCGGAACTTTTTAACGGGATTTTCGGCGCGGCCCGCTTCCCCGTCACCGCTTTTCCTGTTCCCATCCGTTTCCTGCTCACGTTCATCGTTCCCGTGGCGCTGATTACCAGTGTCCCGGCGCAGGCCATGACCGGGCAGCTTACCCCTGTGCTGGCCATCGCCTCGCCGCTGATTGCCGCTGCCCTGTTCATCGGCACCCGCCTCTTCTGGCGCAAGGCGGTCGGCAGTTACACCAGCGCCAGCAGTTGA
- a CDS encoding ABC transporter permease: protein MSHTIRKIRVIFATQFAQMVEYRAEVIIWMLSGTLSLIMMLVWMAQAEGSPGGQVNGYSPAEFASYFLSTWFVSQLIVVWVTYELDFDIRQGQLSPKLMRPLDPFWIHYLGHLSERLFRLLPMLGLVTVFAWLSGARFTSDWRVYPAVFALAFLGFTARFLWEYTVGLLAFWTESSNAFHELLWLAYAALGGMFAPLSFYPVWVQNIAVWTPFPYMLGLPAQLLAGKATLEQATRGVLVLLAWLVIFAALRLLVWRTGLKKYGAVGA, encoded by the coding sequence ATGAGCCACACCATCCGGAAAATCCGCGTTATTTTTGCCACGCAGTTCGCGCAGATGGTCGAGTACCGCGCCGAGGTCATCATCTGGATGCTGTCCGGCACGCTGTCGCTGATCATGATGCTGGTCTGGATGGCCCAGGCCGAGGGCAGCCCCGGCGGGCAGGTCAACGGGTACAGCCCCGCCGAATTCGCCAGTTACTTCCTCTCTACCTGGTTCGTGTCGCAACTTATTGTCGTGTGGGTCACCTACGAACTGGATTTCGATATCCGGCAGGGGCAACTTTCCCCCAAGCTCATGCGGCCCCTCGACCCCTTCTGGATTCACTACCTGGGCCACCTCTCTGAGCGCCTGTTCCGCCTGCTTCCCATGTTGGGCCTGGTGACGGTGTTCGCGTGGCTGTCCGGCGCACGCTTTACCAGCGACTGGCGCGTCTACCCTGCCGTGTTCGCCCTCGCTTTTTTGGGCTTTACCGCCCGCTTCCTGTGGGAGTACACCGTGGGCCTGCTGGCCTTCTGGACCGAAAGCAGCAATGCCTTTCATGAGCTGCTGTGGCTCGCCTACGCCGCGCTCGGCGGCATGTTCGCGCCCCTGTCTTTCTACCCGGTCTGGGTACAGAACATAGCCGTATGGACGCCCTTTCCTTACATGCTGGGCCTCCCCGCCCAGCTCCTGGCCGGAAAAGCCACCCTGGAGCAGGCCACCCGCGGCGTCCTTGTCCTGCTGGCCTGGCTGGTCATCTTCGCCGCCCTGCGCCTCCTGGTGTGGCGCACCGGACTGAAGAAATACGGGGCGGTGGGCGCGTGA
- a CDS encoding ABC transporter ATP-binding protein, whose translation MTNLNPASVQVRDLRKQYAVHEKDPGLLGSLRSFVKRKTHYVDAVKGVTFDLAPGEVVGFLGPNGAGKTTTLKMLSGLLHPSGGQATIGGFEPRRRETAFLKQITLVMGQKQQLIWDLPALDSFLVNQAIYEIPDEQYHATMREFTEVLDLGGILKKQVRKLSLGERMKCELAAALLHRPKILFLDEPTIGLDVNMQEAVREFVREYNRRYDATVILTSHYMADVTALAKRILVIDKGELVFDGDLAHLAEQGSGGKTVKLQLRHPAENARLSQYGQVVSNDGLSVELAIARSEVSARAARLLADLDVADLTVEDPPIEAIMAELFGKHTRREEVTV comes from the coding sequence ATGACCAACCTCAACCCGGCGTCGGTGCAGGTGCGCGATCTCAGGAAACAGTACGCCGTTCATGAGAAAGACCCCGGCCTGCTGGGCAGCCTCCGCTCGTTCGTGAAGCGCAAGACGCACTACGTGGACGCCGTGAAAGGCGTGACCTTCGACCTGGCGCCCGGCGAAGTGGTGGGTTTCCTGGGGCCGAACGGGGCAGGGAAGACCACCACCCTGAAAATGCTGTCCGGGCTGCTGCACCCGTCCGGCGGGCAGGCCACCATCGGCGGGTTCGAGCCGCGCAGGCGCGAAACGGCCTTCCTGAAACAGATCACCCTGGTCATGGGGCAGAAGCAGCAACTCATCTGGGACTTGCCCGCCCTCGACAGTTTCCTGGTCAACCAGGCCATCTACGAAATTCCGGATGAGCAGTACCACGCCACCATGCGCGAGTTCACCGAAGTCCTCGACCTGGGCGGCATCCTGAAGAAACAGGTGCGCAAACTGTCCCTGGGCGAGCGGATGAAGTGCGAACTGGCCGCCGCGCTGCTGCACCGCCCGAAAATCCTGTTTCTGGACGAACCCACCATCGGCCTGGACGTGAACATGCAGGAAGCCGTGCGTGAGTTCGTGCGCGAGTACAACCGCCGCTACGATGCCACCGTGATCCTGACCAGTCACTACATGGCGGACGTGACCGCCCTCGCCAAACGCATTCTGGTGATCGACAAGGGCGAACTGGTGTTCGACGGTGACCTGGCCCACCTCGCCGAGCAGGGTTCCGGGGGCAAAACTGTGAAACTCCAGCTCCGGCACCCCGCCGAGAATGCCCGCCTGAGCCAGTACGGGCAGGTCGTCAGCAACGACGGCCTCAGCGTGGAACTCGCCATTGCGCGCAGCGAAGTCAGCGCCCGTGCCGCCCGCCTCCTGGCCGATCTGGACGTGGCCGACCTGACCGTGGAAGACCCGCCCATCGAGGCCATCATGGCGGAACTGTTTGGCAAGCATACCCGGCGCGAGGAGGTCACGGTATGA
- a CDS encoding oligopeptide/dipeptide ABC transporter ATP-binding protein, with protein MAASGEVLLDVKNLEKFFPIRGGLLSRVVGNVKAVNDISFNIRRGEVVGLVGESGSGKTTAGRAILRLIEPTGGQVVFNGTDITKLSKGQMRDYRREMQIIFQDPFASLNPRMTVTDIIGEAMQIHNLHPGKGRIDRIAELLQRVGLRPEHMGRYPHEFSGGQRQRIGIARALAVDPSFIVADEPVSALDVSIQAQVVNLIQDLQEELGLTVLFIAHDLHVVEYICDRMIVMYLGRIMEVAPSRELNRNPKHPYTEALLSAAPVPDPTVKRQRIILEGDIPSPINPPSGCVFRTRCRYAIAECATTVPELRQVGPDHYKACIRDDVL; from the coding sequence ATGGCCGCCAGCGGTGAAGTGCTGCTGGACGTCAAGAATCTGGAAAAGTTCTTCCCCATCCGCGGTGGGCTGCTGTCGCGCGTGGTCGGGAACGTCAAGGCCGTCAACGACATCAGCTTCAATATCCGACGCGGTGAAGTGGTGGGTCTGGTCGGCGAATCCGGCTCCGGGAAAACCACCGCCGGGCGCGCCATTCTGCGCCTGATCGAACCGACAGGCGGACAGGTGGTCTTCAACGGCACCGACATCACCAAACTGTCGAAAGGGCAGATGCGCGATTACCGCCGCGAAATGCAGATCATCTTCCAGGATCCTTTCGCCAGCCTCAACCCGCGCATGACCGTGACCGACATCATCGGCGAGGCCATGCAGATTCACAACCTGCACCCCGGCAAGGGCCGCATCGACCGCATCGCCGAACTGCTTCAGCGTGTGGGCCTGCGCCCCGAGCACATGGGCCGTTACCCGCACGAGTTTTCGGGCGGGCAGCGCCAGCGTATCGGGATTGCGCGTGCCCTGGCGGTCGACCCGAGCTTCATCGTCGCCGACGAGCCGGTCTCGGCGCTGGACGTGTCCATTCAGGCGCAGGTCGTGAACCTGATTCAGGACTTGCAGGAAGAACTGGGCCTGACCGTGCTGTTCATTGCGCACGACCTGCACGTCGTGGAGTACATCTGTGACCGCATGATCGTGATGTATCTGGGCCGCATCATGGAAGTGGCGCCCAGCCGTGAACTGAACCGCAACCCCAAGCACCCGTACACCGAGGCGCTGCTCTCCGCCGCGCCCGTGCCGGACCCCACTGTGAAGCGCCAGCGCATCATTCTGGAAGGGGACATTCCCAGCCCCATCAACCCGCCCAGTGGATGCGTGTTCCGCACGCGTTGCCGCTACGCTATTGCCGAGTGCGCCACCACCGTACCGGAACTGCGTCAGGTCGGCCCGGATCATTACAAGGCCTGCATCCGCGACGACGTGCTGTAA
- a CDS encoding ABC transporter ATP-binding protein — protein sequence MTHQGEVILAVNNLKTYFYTDDGVVKSVDGVTFHINKGETLAVVGESGSGKSVTSLSVMRLIPMPPGKIVEGEILFTGSDNVQRDITKLTEADMRKIRGNDIAMIFQEPMTSLNPVYTVGDQIAEAVMLHQGKNKKEAMEVATNMLRFVGIPAPEKRVHEFPHQMSGGMRQRVMIAMALSCNPALLIADEPTTALDVTIQAQILDLMRKLQTDIGMSILFITHNLGVVAEMADRVVVMYGGRVVEEGDVVPIFKAPRHPYTMGLLNSIPRPSDYEHVPGQPKPRLEAIPGNVPNPLSLPPGCAFEPRCKFAIPQCNDAVPPLEDTGHGHMSRCIRWQEFTQVQEEEVRA from the coding sequence ATGACCCATCAGGGTGAAGTGATTCTGGCCGTCAATAACCTTAAAACGTATTTCTATACGGATGACGGCGTGGTAAAAAGCGTGGACGGCGTGACCTTCCACATCAACAAGGGCGAGACGCTGGCCGTGGTGGGCGAGTCCGGCTCCGGCAAGAGCGTGACGAGCCTGTCGGTCATGCGCCTGATTCCTATGCCGCCCGGCAAGATCGTGGAAGGCGAGATTCTGTTCACGGGCAGTGACAACGTGCAGCGCGACATCACGAAACTGACCGAAGCCGACATGCGCAAGATTCGTGGCAACGACATCGCCATGATCTTCCAGGAACCCATGACCAGCCTCAACCCGGTGTACACGGTGGGCGATCAGATCGCCGAGGCGGTGATGCTGCACCAGGGTAAGAACAAGAAGGAAGCCATGGAAGTCGCCACCAACATGCTGCGTTTCGTGGGCATTCCTGCCCCCGAGAAGCGTGTGCACGAGTTCCCGCACCAGATGTCCGGGGGGATGCGCCAGCGCGTCATGATCGCCATGGCCCTCTCGTGCAACCCGGCCCTGCTGATCGCCGACGAGCCCACCACGGCGCTGGACGTGACCATTCAGGCGCAGATTCTTGACCTGATGCGCAAATTGCAGACCGACATCGGCATGAGCATCCTGTTCATCACGCACAACCTGGGCGTGGTGGCGGAGATGGCCGACCGCGTGGTGGTCATGTACGGCGGGCGTGTGGTCGAGGAAGGGGACGTGGTGCCGATCTTCAAGGCCCCGCGCCACCCGTACACCATGGGCCTGCTCAACAGCATTCCGCGGCCCAGCGATTACGAGCACGTGCCCGGCCAGCCCAAGCCGCGCCTGGAAGCCATCCCCGGCAACGTGCCCAACCCCCTGAGCCTGCCGCCCGGCTGCGCCTTCGAGCCGCGCTGCAAGTTTGCGATTCCCCAGTGCAATGACGCCGTTCCCCCGCTGGAAGACACCGGCCACGGCCACATGTCACGCTGCATTCGCTGGCAGGAGTTCACTCAGGTTCAAGAGGAAGAGGTACGGGCATGA
- a CDS encoding ABC transporter permease, which yields MTVATTQKQGVTPKAQTQWQVAWRQFSKNPLARTGLLGLALLYFMALFAPFLAQDSLNNYSTETLTPYHPPTAIHWRDPAGEIKGPFVYKYTQQLDMTTFENKYVATPEKCPVNFFARGDSYKLLGVIPMSTHLFGTGRSDCKVYLLGADNLGRDLYTRIMYAAQISLTIGIAAVFISYLIGAVMGSLAAYFGGWVDNLIMRIVEVLASIPDLFLIIMLVSIFPANVNPLLRLYIVLGVLAFINWGGVARLVRAQLLSVREQDYVMAANALGASTPRIMFQHMLPSMTTLFIVNLSIAIPGSILTESGLSFLGIGAVEPYASWGSLLNKAQEGGFSSFTSRPWVLIPGFFIVFTVMCWQLVGDGLRDAFDPRKRK from the coding sequence ATGACTGTTGCAACGACTCAAAAACAGGGCGTTACCCCCAAAGCCCAGACGCAGTGGCAGGTCGCCTGGAGGCAGTTCAGCAAAAACCCACTGGCCCGCACTGGCCTGCTGGGACTGGCCCTGCTGTACTTCATGGCCCTGTTCGCGCCCTTTCTGGCGCAGGACAGCCTGAACAACTACTCCACCGAAACGCTGACTCCCTACCACCCGCCCACCGCCATCCACTGGCGCGATCCCGCCGGGGAGATCAAAGGGCCTTTCGTGTACAAGTACACCCAGCAGCTCGACATGACCACCTTCGAGAACAAATACGTCGCCACCCCGGAGAAGTGCCCGGTAAACTTCTTTGCGCGGGGTGACAGTTACAAGCTGCTGGGCGTCATTCCTATGTCGACGCACCTCTTTGGCACCGGCAGATCTGACTGCAAGGTGTATCTGCTGGGGGCCGACAACCTGGGTCGTGACCTGTACACCCGCATCATGTACGCGGCGCAGATCAGCCTGACCATCGGGATCGCGGCGGTGTTCATCTCCTACCTGATCGGCGCGGTCATGGGTTCGCTGGCCGCTTACTTCGGCGGCTGGGTGGACAACCTGATCATGCGTATCGTCGAGGTGCTGGCGTCCATTCCGGACCTCTTTCTGATCATCATGCTGGTGTCTATTTTCCCGGCCAACGTGAACCCACTGCTGCGTCTATACATCGTGCTGGGCGTGCTCGCCTTCATCAACTGGGGTGGGGTGGCGCGGCTGGTGCGCGCACAACTGCTGTCCGTGCGTGAACAGGACTACGTGATGGCCGCCAACGCCCTGGGCGCCAGTACGCCCCGCATCATGTTTCAGCACATGCTGCCCAGCATGACCACGCTCTTTATCGTGAACCTCAGTATCGCCATTCCTGGCAGCATTCTCACAGAATCTGGCCTGAGCTTTCTGGGCATCGGTGCAGTGGAACCTTACGCCAGCTGGGGCAGTCTGCTGAACAAGGCGCAGGAAGGGGGGTTCTCCTCATTTACCAGCCGCCCGTGGGTGCTGATTCCGGGCTTCTTCATCGTGTTCACGGTGATGTGCTGGCAGCTGGTCGGGGACGGGCTGCGGGACGCCTTCGACCCACGCAAACGCAAATAA
- a CDS encoding ABC transporter permease, whose translation MFPFIFRRIIASIPVLLLSSALVFFIIQMAPGDFLTPLKLSPSGGEEKIRILTQQFGLDKPVWQQYLIWLKNMVTGNFGQSFAYEQPVLGIALPRILNSLWLVLLNIGMFYPLAIALGVYGAVRQYSFGDRFFSVLLYFLLGFPTFFLALIVIFFALQLRFKTGWDIPLNGMVSDNHASLSVLGKFWDYLSHMLLPATVLTLISLAGFTRGLRGLMLDTLNSDYVRTARSKGLSERSVIYKHTLRNAIIPFIGTLGGLLPGLISGAGFVEVVFAYPGITPMLLNAIGTQDLYLIAGFTMITLFLLVIGNAISDILLAVVDPRISYH comes from the coding sequence ATGTTTCCATTCATTTTTCGGCGCATCATCGCCAGCATTCCGGTGCTGCTGCTCTCCAGCGCCCTGGTGTTCTTCATTATTCAGATGGCCCCCGGCGACTTCCTGACGCCACTGAAACTCAGTCCCTCCGGCGGTGAGGAGAAGATCCGCATTCTGACCCAGCAGTTCGGCCTGGACAAGCCCGTCTGGCAGCAGTACCTGATCTGGTTGAAGAATATGGTCACCGGCAACTTCGGCCAGTCCTTCGCTTACGAGCAACCGGTGCTGGGGATCGCGCTGCCGCGCATTCTCAATTCGCTGTGGCTGGTGCTGCTGAACATCGGCATGTTCTACCCGCTGGCGATTGCCCTGGGCGTGTACGGAGCCGTGCGCCAGTATTCCTTCGGCGACCGTTTCTTCAGCGTGCTGCTGTACTTCCTGCTGGGCTTCCCGACCTTCTTCCTGGCCCTGATCGTCATTTTCTTCGCGCTGCAACTGCGCTTCAAGACCGGCTGGGACATTCCCCTCAACGGTATGGTCAGCGACAATCACGCCTCTCTGAGCGTGCTGGGCAAATTCTGGGATTACCTCTCGCACATGCTGTTGCCGGCCACGGTGCTGACCCTGATCAGCCTGGCGGGATTCACGCGCGGTCTGCGCGGCCTGATGCTGGACACCCTGAACTCCGACTACGTCCGCACCGCCCGCAGCAAGGGCCTGAGCGAACGCTCGGTGATCTACAAGCACACCCTGCGTAACGCCATCATTCCGTTTATCGGTACGCTGGGCGGTCTGCTGCCCGGCCTGATCAGCGGCGCTGGTTTCGTTGAAGTGGTGTTCGCCTACCCCGGCATTACGCCCATGCTGCTGAACGCCATCGGGACGCAGGATCTGTACCTGATCGCCGGTTTTACCATGATCACGCTGTTTCTGCTGGTGATCGGCAACGCCATCAGCGACATTCTTCTGGCCGTGGTCGACCCGCGTATCTCCTATCACTGA